In Chiloscyllium plagiosum isolate BGI_BamShark_2017 chromosome 18, ASM401019v2, whole genome shotgun sequence, a single genomic region encodes these proteins:
- the LOC122559190 gene encoding protein rolling stone isoform X1: MGTAWRKHLKQEFTQEKRSLKTKHPQLILLSQWRFHPCVLLIYRIFTAVYTLVWCICSGVQTNHPKWFIFLTHLTYTVLTFYFNLALVNLICYMACGLKRPAQNIRAASLEEISSCNPAVPEIEVETPALNLHTEFSPPSSLLYPTICIQWSLYNLSSVISLFVTIAFWSFDYIPGRAPDSVNINMHVINSVLVLLELGMTAAPIHLAHFIYTLLYCLSFIIFTVIYWAAGGTNLRGKPYIYRSLNYSETPGAAVGCIIGSICLLMPFLQFMVWNLHFLKCQAYLRLK; encoded by the exons atgggaaCTGCTTGGAGGAAGCACCTTAAGCAGGAGTTCACTCAGGAAAAGCGTTCTCTGAAGACTAAACATCCACAATTAATCCTTCTGTCACAG TGGAGGTTCCACCCATGTGTCTTGTTGATTTATCGAATCTTCACCGCGGTCTACACCCTGGTCTGGTGCATTTGCAGTGGAGTCCAAACCAACCACCCCAAATGGTTCATCTTCCTGACACACCTAACCTATACTGTCTTGACATTTTACTTCAACCTGGCATTGGTAAATTTGATTTGCTACATGGCATGCGGACTGAAGAGACCTGCGCAGAATATCAGAGCAGCATCTTTGGAGGAGATCTCAAGCTGTAATCCAG CAGTTCCAGAAATCGAGGTTGAGACTCCTGCTCTAAATTTGCACACAGAATTCTCCCCACCGTCTTCGCTACTGTATCCCACTATCTGCATACAGTGGTCCCTGTATAATCTAAGCAGTGTGATCAGCCTATTTGTCACCATTGCTTTCTGGAGCTTTGACTACATTCCAGGGAGAGCCCCTGACTCCGTGAACATCAACATGCACGTGATCAACTCGGTTCTTGTACTTCTGGAGCTGGGCATGACAGCCGCTCCCATTCACCTCGCCCATTTCATCTACACCTTGTTGTACTGCCTCTCTTTCATCATCTTCACCGTCATCTACTGGGCTGCTGGAGGCACCAACCTCAGGGGAAAACCGTACATCTACAGGTCACTAAACTACAGTGAGACTCCGGGTGCTGCCGTGGGCTGCATCATTGGGAGCATCTGCTTGCTCATGCCATTCCTTCAGTTCATGGTGTGGAACCTCCATTTCCTCAAATGCCAGGCCTACCTCAGGCTCAAATAG
- the LOC122559190 gene encoding protein rolling stone isoform X2 has translation MGTAWRKHLKQEFTQEKRSLKTKHPQLILLSQWRFHPCVLLIYRIFTAVYTLVWCICSGVQTNHPKWFIFLTHLTYTVLTFYFNLALVNLICYMACGLKRPAQNIRAASLEEISSCNPVPEIEVETPALNLHTEFSPPSSLLYPTICIQWSLYNLSSVISLFVTIAFWSFDYIPGRAPDSVNINMHVINSVLVLLELGMTAAPIHLAHFIYTLLYCLSFIIFTVIYWAAGGTNLRGKPYIYRSLNYSETPGAAVGCIIGSICLLMPFLQFMVWNLHFLKCQAYLRLK, from the exons atgggaaCTGCTTGGAGGAAGCACCTTAAGCAGGAGTTCACTCAGGAAAAGCGTTCTCTGAAGACTAAACATCCACAATTAATCCTTCTGTCACAG TGGAGGTTCCACCCATGTGTCTTGTTGATTTATCGAATCTTCACCGCGGTCTACACCCTGGTCTGGTGCATTTGCAGTGGAGTCCAAACCAACCACCCCAAATGGTTCATCTTCCTGACACACCTAACCTATACTGTCTTGACATTTTACTTCAACCTGGCATTGGTAAATTTGATTTGCTACATGGCATGCGGACTGAAGAGACCTGCGCAGAATATCAGAGCAGCATCTTTGGAGGAGATCTCAAGCTGTAATCCAG TTCCAGAAATCGAGGTTGAGACTCCTGCTCTAAATTTGCACACAGAATTCTCCCCACCGTCTTCGCTACTGTATCCCACTATCTGCATACAGTGGTCCCTGTATAATCTAAGCAGTGTGATCAGCCTATTTGTCACCATTGCTTTCTGGAGCTTTGACTACATTCCAGGGAGAGCCCCTGACTCCGTGAACATCAACATGCACGTGATCAACTCGGTTCTTGTACTTCTGGAGCTGGGCATGACAGCCGCTCCCATTCACCTCGCCCATTTCATCTACACCTTGTTGTACTGCCTCTCTTTCATCATCTTCACCGTCATCTACTGGGCTGCTGGAGGCACCAACCTCAGGGGAAAACCGTACATCTACAGGTCACTAAACTACAGTGAGACTCCGGGTGCTGCCGTGGGCTGCATCATTGGGAGCATCTGCTTGCTCATGCCATTCCTTCAGTTCATGGTGTGGAACCTCCATTTCCTCAAATGCCAGGCCTACCTCAGGCTCAAATAG